GGGGATGCGCCGGTTGTAGGTGGAGGGCGGCGGCACCTCGGCCTTGCGCACCTTCTCCAGCACGCTGAAGTCGCTGTCGCCCACGAAGAGCCGCTCGCCGGTGAGCATCTCGTAGAGACACACGCCGATGGCGAAGATGTCGGAGCGGCGGTCCAGCGGCATGCCGCGGATCTGCTCCGGGCTCATGTAGCCGAACTTGCCCTTGAGGATGCCGGCCTGCGTCTTGGTCGCCTTGCCCGCCGCCTTGGCGATACCGAAGTCGATGACCTTGACCTCGCCCTCGAAGGAGATGAGGACGTTCTGGGGCGAGATGTCGCGGTGGACGATGTTCAGGTCCCTGCCCAGGTTGTCCTTCTTACGGTGGGCGTAGTCGAGGCCCTCGCACATCTTGGCCACCACGAAGGCCACCAGCGGCACGGGAGCGGGCTCACCCTTCTTCCGGCACCGGTCGAAGATGGCCCGCATGTCCTTGCCGGGGATGTACTCCATCGCGATGAAGTAGCTGTTGGAGATCTGCCCCAGCTCGTAGATCTGCGCGACGTTGGCGTGGTTCAGCTGGACGCTGATCTTCGCCTCGTCGATGAACATCGAGATGAACTCGTCGTCCTCGGCGATGTTGGGGAGGATGCGCTTGATGGCGACGAGGCGCTCGAAACCTCCCGCGCCGAACATCTTTCCGCGCCACACCTCCGCCATACCGCCGATGTTGATGCGGTCGAGGAGGAGGTATTTCCCAAACGGAATGGGCTGCCGCTTCGGTTGAGTGGTCGTCACGGGCGTACGTGGCTCGGTGTTTGGAGGCCGAGCCTATCGACCGCCCCTCCATAGGGTCAACCATGGGGTCGTTCCCCGGGGGTCCTCAGGGGCTGGGGGCCGGAGCCAACTCCCCAGCGTCCGTAGCCTGAGGAGCAACATCGGCGGCCGGTGCACCCGATGGCTCCCGGAAGGGCTCCGGCGCCTCCCCTTCCTCTGGCGGTATGGGTTGGACGATCGCCACGTGCGGCTCCCCCTCGCCGGACACCACCGAGGGAAGGCCGAAGCGCTCGCCCGCCGGCAAGCCGACCAGGGTGATCCAGGCCAGCTCGCCCCCGGGGGCCACGCAGTAGATGAACGTTCCCACCGCCAGACCCGGGGCCTCCCGGACGGGACCCTGGCACCCTTGACGAACCTGGAGAGACCAGGACGGCGCGCGAGTCCCCCGCACGAGGTAGGGAGGCTGGCCCATGTCGGCCACCAGGGGCCGCAGCACCTCCGGCTCCGAGGGCACGGTACGGCCATGGCTCAGGGCCTGGGCCTGCTCCTGGAGGTGACGCAGGGACAGGGTGGCCACGTCCTCGGAGCGCAGCGGGACCTGGCTCTCCATGAGCACCAGGTCGAGAAAGAGCGCGCCCACCAGGACGATGGGCAACAGCCGGTAGCCCTTGAAGCCCTCGCCCCGTCCACGCAGGACGCCCCAGACGACCACCCCGAGCACCACCCCCGTGGCGGCCAGCACCACGGCGGGCCACACCAGCGGAGGGGGCGCGAGGAAGGCGGAGACCTCGGCGCTCCGGGCGCGCAGGGCGTCGCTCAGGTCTCCCCCGTAGAGCCACGCGAGGACCAGCAGGCAGACGACGTTGGCGAGGAGCGTCCTGGTCTTGGGCAGCGTCATCCGGCGAGCGTGCGTGCGGGGTCGGTGGCGGCGGCGCGGTGACTGGGGAACCAGGCGCCGGCCACCGCGGCCAGCAGGCCGAGCACCACGCCTCCGACCACCACCGGCCAGGGGAAGGAGAAGAAGCTGTCGGGCTTGAAGGGGAACTGCGGGAGGTAGGAGGACGCGAGCCGATCCACGAGCACCGCCAGCAGGAGCGCGGCGAGCGTGCCCAGCAGGCCTCCGGCCAGCCCCACCACGCCCGCCTCGGCGAGGACGATGTTGCGCACGTCCGAGCGCGAGGCCCCCACCGCTTGCATGACACCGATCTCCTTGGCCCGGGCGCGTACCGAGGCACTCAACGCGTGGGCGATGTTCACCGCCGCGAGCACGCAGATGAGGATGGACAGCAGCGCCAGCGCGGACGTGGTGAGGGCCACCGCCGCGCCCACGTTCTCCGCGAGCCGCCGCTCCTGGTCGTCGATCTCCAGGCCCATCTCCTTCACCGC
This is a stretch of genomic DNA from Archangium lipolyticum. It encodes these proteins:
- a CDS encoding serine/threonine protein kinase, which encodes MTTTQPKRQPIPFGKYLLLDRINIGGMAEVWRGKMFGAGGFERLVAIKRILPNIAEDDEFISMFIDEAKISVQLNHANVAQIYELGQISNSYFIAMEYIPGKDMRAIFDRCRKKGEPAPVPLVAFVVAKMCEGLDYAHRKKDNLGRDLNIVHRDISPQNVLISFEGEVKVIDFGIAKAAGKATKTQAGILKGKFGYMSPEQIRGMPLDRRSDIFAIGVCLYEMLTGERLFVGDSDFSVLEKVRKAEVPPPSTYNRRIP